From Bacteroidota bacterium, a single genomic window includes:
- a CDS encoding DUF6515 family protein, with translation MLMLIWGICSPAGVEAQRRGGGGHGRHGSPSWHYSRMHPRGTIVKHNFSPSRRIVYGGRDFYFKRGTFYRPYHRGFRVIGPPFGIRIRVLPRGFLRFYIGGFPYFYYGGTFYVEREGQYEVVAPPVGAVVESLPPGYEKVEIDGQTYYLVDGVQYKPILKNGEIWYEVIKSTNKSTEMEPNEENR, from the coding sequence ATGCTTATGCTAATCTGGGGTATTTGCTCTCCGGCCGGTGTTGAGGCACAAAGGCGTGGAGGAGGCGGACATGGCAGACACGGCTCGCCCTCATGGCATTATTCCCGCATGCACCCCCGCGGAACTATAGTAAAACATAATTTTTCTCCTTCAAGAAGGATAGTTTATGGCGGCCGTGATTTTTATTTTAAACGGGGTACCTTCTATCGTCCTTATCATAGGGGCTTCAGGGTAATCGGGCCACCTTTCGGAATCAGAATAAGGGTTCTACCCAGAGGTTTTCTCAGATTTTACATCGGCGGTTTCCCTTACTTCTATTATGGCGGAACTTTTTACGTTGAACGGGAAGGCCAATATGAGGTTGTTGCTCCACCTGTAGGAGCTGTTGTTGAAAGCCTTCCTCCCGGATATGAAAAAGTCGAAATTGACGGGCAAACTTATTACCTGGTTGACGGAGTACAATATAAACCTATTCTAAAAAATGGGGAAATCTGGTATGAGGTAATAAAAAGCACTAATAAATCAACCGAAATGGAGCCAAATGAAGAAAACAGGTAA